The sequence CTGAGCCTTAACCTGAACCGGGAGCCCCGATTCAACGCCTGGATCGCTTACCATAACAGCAATTACGAGATCATCCGCGGCTCCAGCAAATTTGTGAAAATGATGTTCCGGAAAAATGATGCACATGGTATCCAGGGAAGGAGCAATGATTATTCACCCACCGGCTACCTGAATAAGAAAGGTGTTCATCCCTTATCTGTTCAGACTTCCTTAAGCGTTACGCAAAACTATCCCTGGCCGGTAGTACGGCTGGCAGAACTGTACCTTAATTATGCGGAAGCATTGATTGAATACGGAGCTGACCTGACTACAGCAAAGACTTACATTGATAAAGTCCGTACGAGAGCAGGTATTCCTGCCGTTGATGCAGCCTGGAATGCGATTGGCGGGGCCAATGACCAGGCTACGTTAAGGTCCATTGTAAGACAGGAGCGCACAATAGAGTTTTACCTGGAAAATCACCGGTTCTGGGACCTGCGCCGATGGATGATCGCTGAATCTTACCTGGGTGTAAAAGCAAAAGGAATGAATGTACAGGGAACAACCGATGCTGACTTCTTTAAGGTGACAGATATTGTGTTTCCCCGCAGCTTCCGTTCTCCTGCCTTTTACCTGATGCCCATTCCTATTGATGAAATAAATAAAAGCGGCAACCTGGACCAAAATCCCGGCTATTGATCATCACCAAATTAACGACTCATGAAAAAGCTATTATATATCATGCTTGCAGGTTTATTTTTTGCCTGTACCAAAGAAGAAGCAGGCCCTGCAACTCCTTCCGACCTCTCAAACCTTACCGGCGAGCCAAGGGTTGGCGGTGTTTTATTAAAATGGAACAAACCGGCAGACAGCAATTTTCTCTATGTGGAAGTGCGATACCAGCGGAACGATGAAACAAGGACGGTGAAAGTAAGCCGGTTTACCGACTCTGTATTGATTGATGGCTTGCTGAATAAATATGAATATTCATTTGAGGTGCAGGCTTTCAATGCCATCAGCGGTAGTCATGCGGGCGGTAAAGTGCTGGCAGTAGGCCCTATAAGGCCTGTGCGCCGCCCGGTGGCTGTTGCTTATCTCCAGGACCAGTTGACCAAACTCACTGTAACAGACCCTATGATTGAAACCTACACGCAGGAAACATCTGAGGGGTATAAGCAAAACCTCGTTGACGGCGACAGGCTTACCTATTGGCATACTGCCTGGTCGGCCAATGTTGCCCCCTTACCCCATTGGGTAAAGATCAGTTTTGCCGAAGCTGCCAAATTGGGCGCTATTAAATATTATTTCAGAAATAATAATACCCAAAGCGGCAGGCCGACACAGTTTTCTGTAGAAACAAGTGAGGACGGGCTTACCTGGACAAAACAATGGACCTCACAAGCCGGCTTGTCGGTCACTACACCGGTTACAGAAGAAAGGCTGCTGGCGTTTGACAAAAATTATTCTGCTAAATTTTTCCGCATAAACATTGAAGCCAGCTTTAACAACACTACCTGGATAGCACTTGGTGACATGAGCTTCCACGCCATGGGAGAAAAGATCACTGATCTTGAAACAGTAGCGGAAGATAATTATTGATCTGTTCAGGCGTTCAACAGATTTATTACGCATTAAACTTATGATATGAAAAAGAAGGCTATGCCCGTCAAAGCAATCTTAATTTTTTTATTATCTGTTGCCGGAGGATTTTATATTACACGTCTTTCTATAGGCAATGATCTTTTTTCGAAAAATGAAGTGAAAAAGGAGGAGGAAGGGGAAGAAGAGGCTATCTCCGAAGTGGCGCATTTGCGTTCGGCCTGGTA comes from Paraflavitalea devenefica and encodes:
- a CDS encoding discoidin domain-containing protein, producing MKKLLYIMLAGLFFACTKEEAGPATPSDLSNLTGEPRVGGVLLKWNKPADSNFLYVEVRYQRNDETRTVKVSRFTDSVLIDGLLNKYEYSFEVQAFNAISGSHAGGKVLAVGPIRPVRRPVAVAYLQDQLTKLTVTDPMIETYTQETSEGYKQNLVDGDRLTYWHTAWSANVAPLPHWVKISFAEAAKLGAIKYYFRNNNTQSGRPTQFSVETSEDGLTWTKQWTSQAGLSVTTPVTEERLLAFDKNYSAKFFRINIEASFNNTTWIALGDMSFHAMGEKITDLETVAEDNY